The Kineosporiaceae bacterium genome includes a window with the following:
- a CDS encoding glycerophosphodiester phosphodiesterase, with translation MAHRGASADLPEHTPAAYQRAIEDGADGLECDVRLSADGQLICLHDARVDRTSSGRGSVSGLSAERLAALDWGGWRLGPDASADPMPGCRDLLTLRALFDLVREAGRPLEVAIETKHPNRFGGQVEQALAGLLAEYGWDGPDARGAAHDAVSVRMMSFSAMAVRRMHRLTPQLPLVYLMERIPRMHGDGSLPAGCRVAGLDIALVRDRPEYVADLIRAGQELHVWTVDEPDDVRRCLDLGVAAIITNRPREVARWIMADDRPGGLAGAGALEG, from the coding sequence ATCGCGCATCGCGGCGCCAGCGCAGACCTTCCCGAACACACCCCCGCCGCCTACCAGCGGGCGATCGAGGACGGCGCCGACGGCCTCGAGTGCGACGTGCGGCTCAGTGCCGACGGGCAGCTGATCTGCCTGCACGACGCCCGGGTCGACCGCACCTCCTCGGGGCGGGGATCGGTCTCGGGGCTGTCGGCCGAGAGGCTCGCGGCGCTGGACTGGGGTGGCTGGCGGCTCGGCCCGGACGCCTCGGCCGACCCGATGCCCGGATGCCGCGACCTGCTCACCCTGCGCGCGCTGTTCGACCTGGTCCGCGAGGCCGGCCGACCGCTCGAGGTGGCGATCGAGACCAAGCACCCCAACCGGTTCGGTGGCCAGGTCGAGCAGGCCTTGGCCGGCCTGTTGGCCGAGTACGGCTGGGATGGTCCGGACGCCAGGGGTGCCGCGCATGACGCGGTGTCGGTGCGGATGATGAGCTTTTCGGCGATGGCCGTCCGGCGCATGCACCGGCTCACCCCCCAGCTGCCGCTGGTCTACCTGATGGAGCGGATTCCCCGCATGCACGGCGACGGCTCGTTGCCCGCCGGGTGCCGGGTCGCCGGGCTGGACATCGCCCTGGTCAGGGACCGTCCCGAGTACGTCGCCGACCTGATCCGCGCCGGCCAGGAGCTGCACGTCTGGACCGTCGACGAGCCCGATGACGTGCGGCGTTGCCTCGACCTCGGGGTTGCGGCGATCATCACGAACCGGCCCCGCGAGGTAGCGAGGTGGATCATGGCCGACGACCGTCCGGGTGGTCTGGCGGGGGCTGGGGCGCTGGAGGGGTGA
- a CDS encoding sigma-70 family RNA polymerase sigma factor: MSLPPFQDLIDAHWRDVARLSYALAGPTDAEDVAQQAWTQALAAYPTLRSTTNLRGWLLTITSRCATDAHRARTRRAVPVETLPDRPPRSGLDPDVAVVESRLAESGASGLWRAVRDLPERQRTAIALRYIVDLDHADLARALGTTPGATRRLVSDGLARLRTTTEAVDRPEESR; the protein is encoded by the coding sequence GTGAGCCTGCCGCCGTTCCAAGACCTGATCGACGCCCATTGGCGCGATGTGGCCCGGTTGTCGTACGCCCTGGCCGGGCCGACGGACGCCGAGGACGTCGCCCAGCAGGCGTGGACGCAGGCCCTCGCCGCCTACCCCACGCTGCGCTCGACGACCAACCTGCGGGGCTGGCTGCTGACGATCACCAGTCGGTGCGCCACCGACGCCCATCGCGCCCGGACCAGGCGGGCGGTGCCGGTCGAGACGCTGCCGGACCGCCCGCCACGATCCGGCCTCGACCCGGACGTCGCCGTCGTCGAGTCCCGCCTGGCCGAGTCGGGCGCGAGCGGGTTGTGGCGAGCGGTGCGCGACCTGCCGGAGAGGCAGCGCACGGCCATCGCCTTGCGCTACATCGTCGATCTGGATCACGCCGACCTGGCCCGCGCCTTGGGCACCACACCGGGGGCGACCCGACGGCTGGTCTCGGACGGGCTGGCCCGGTTGCGCACCACCACCGAAGCCGTCGATCGACCCGAGGAGTCCCGATGA